The Lycium barbarum isolate Lr01 chromosome 9, ASM1917538v2, whole genome shotgun sequence genome has a segment encoding these proteins:
- the LOC132611925 gene encoding uncharacterized protein LOC132611925, producing MVRIRDTPAWRMYMRLASPVFTGAPGEDAYKFIVSMHEILHTAGITDTLRFYYVTHRFRGGAKAWWRDNLASRQAGAHPLTWEQFYGVFLARYVPCSQRDERRGQLFDLRQKGMLVATYALSFSYLDRHSYPLIPTETGRIWWLISGLDGSLQLPCVQLEDKGTSFQAIVDCAATVEAAGARAARPQVEILDAAIEGIISIRGQSATIL from the coding sequence atggtgaggattcgcGACACGCCTGCATGGAGGATGTACATGAGGTTGGCTTCACCGGTTTTCACTGGCGCACCTGGCGAGGATGCCTACAAGTTTATTGTAAGTATGCACGAGATACTTCACACGGCAGGGATTACTGATACTCTCAGATTCTACTATGTTACCCATCGATTTCGTGGCGGCGCGAAGGCATGGTGGAGAGACAACCTTGCTAGCAGACAAGCAGGTGCGCATCCACTTACTTGGGAGCAGTTTTATGGGGTGTTTTTGGCGAGGTACGTGCCTTGTTCGCAGAGGGATGAGCGCCGAGGTCAGCTCTTCGATCTCCGTCAGAAGGGCATGCTAGTTGCTACCTATGCATTATCCTTCTCCTACTTGGACCGTCACTCCTACCCCTTGATTCCGACGGAGACCGGCAGGATCTGGTGGTTAATTAGTGGGCTAGATGGTTCTCTGCAGCTGCCCTGTGTCCAGCTTGAGGATAAGGGCACTTCATTCCAGGCCATTGTTGACTGTGCAGCGACAGTTGAGGCCGCAGGGGCTAGAGCAGCTAGGCCCCAGGTAGAGATCCTTGATGCAGCGATAGAAGGTATTATTTCTATTCGGGGTCAGTCTGCTACTAtattgtga